One Rhododendron vialii isolate Sample 1 chromosome 2a, ASM3025357v1 genomic region harbors:
- the LOC131316565 gene encoding UDP-D-apiose/UDP-D-xylose synthase-like isoform X2, which translates to MISGSRELSTINLAAICTPADYNTRPLDTIYSNFIDALPVVKYCSENNKCLIHLSTCEVYGKTIGSFLPTDHPMRQVFELEEKINISSHFDEDGDYNGAAGT; encoded by the exons ACTATAAATCTTGCGGCTATCTGTACTCCGGCAGATTACAATACGAGGCCTCTTGACACAATTTACAGCAACTTCATCGATGCTCTACCCGTG GTGAAGTACTGTTCGGAAAACAACAAGTGTCTCATTCACTTGTCTACTTGTGAAGTGTATGGGAAAACAATTGGTAGCTTCCTTCCTACAGATCACCCTATGCGGCAG GTGTTCGAGTTGGAAGAGAAGATCAATATTTCCTCACACTTTGATGAAGATGGAGATTACAATGGTGCCGCTGGAACCTAG
- the LOC131316565 gene encoding UDP-D-apiose/UDP-D-xylose synthase-like isoform X1 has product MISGSRELSTINLAAICTPADYNTRPLDTIYSNFIDALPVVKYCSENNKCLIHLSTCEVYGKTIGSFLPTDHPMRQVRLHFVLCLCKDQNLVLFNTPGTLWCPFCVFIFNYEVAW; this is encoded by the exons ACTATAAATCTTGCGGCTATCTGTACTCCGGCAGATTACAATACGAGGCCTCTTGACACAATTTACAGCAACTTCATCGATGCTCTACCCGTG GTGAAGTACTGTTCGGAAAACAACAAGTGTCTCATTCACTTGTCTACTTGTGAAGTGTATGGGAAAACAATTGGTAGCTTCCTTCCTACAGATCACCCTATGCGGCAGGTGAGGCTTCATTTTGTGCTTTGTTTATGCAAGGACCAGAACTTAGTTTTATTTAATACTCCAGGGACATTGTGGTgccctttttgtgtttttatttttaattatgagGTTGCTTGGTAG